A region of bacterium DNA encodes the following proteins:
- a CDS encoding response regulator: MDKKKILVIEDDQAIARILKYNFEKQGYLITVVKKAEEALEILAQQKYDLIIHDMKLPLLEYGLELFSQIRNRYKEIPIVILSVAADEPPVMDLDAVAFILKPFEFKNLNVRIRKIVNSEEL; encoded by the coding sequence ATGGATAAAAAAAAGATTTTAGTTATTGAAGATGACCAGGCGATAGCGAGAATTTTAAAATACAATTTTGAAAAACAGGGTTATTTAATAACTGTGGTTAAGAAAGCAGAAGAGGCTTTAGAAATATTAGCCCAACAAAAATATGACCTTATCATCCATGATATGAAACTTCCCTTATTAGAATATGGATTAGAGTTATTTAGTCAGATAAGAAACAGATATAAAGAAATACCCATTGTTATTTTAAGTGTTGCGGCTGATGAACCCCCGGTCATGGATTTAGATGCGGTGGCATTCATACTTAAACCATTTGAATTTAAAAATTTAAATGTAAGGATAAGGAAGATAGTGAACAGTGAAGAGTTATAA